The Gossypium hirsutum isolate 1008001.06 chromosome A03, Gossypium_hirsutum_v2.1, whole genome shotgun sequence genome contains the following window.
ACAGCCAAACCTGTATCAAAATCAAGAgatattgctccaattccatggaAGTAGGACTGGATCTAATTGTGTTCAAAAACCTATGTTGCTCGGACTCTTCATTATTCATGAAGTACCCATGTCCGACACTGGTGTTTGACACACCGATACAAGGATATGACCTCCAAAAATCCTTCAAATACAcgaaaaaacttagaaaaaccaaccaTACCTGTATACAACACACACCCGAGTCTGAGTAACATAATCAGAAACTATTACCTATGTTTTAACCTGACCATCTTTTCTATggcaataaaaactaaaaataatgcCACTACAATACCGATGTATCCATGCTAAGGATCTCCAGGGTATAGCTTTCACGGACTGGAGATATTTAATCCAGCAGATGGATTATAACATTAATACGATCTGTTCAGCTCTAAGTATACCTACATACACCAATCTCATGATAATCAAACGCAGATGCAGTCCATGCATCAGAATGCAGAATAGCAGAGACATGGCAAGTTCATAGAAAAGTAATTTCAATTCGTGAATCAGATTAATTAAAGTCCATAAATACCTACCTGATCAATCTTGGACCCGGAACCATGAATAACCTTCAGGACATCATTTATCAAGTTGATATTACCGAACTTCATGAATGCACTTGCGAACTTCTTTATAGCAGGCTGAGAGATGTGTTCTGAATTATCCTGATAAGAGAAAtaatttgagagaaaaaaattgaTAGTAAAGAAGGGACTGATAGTTCTATCACATACCTTGACAACTACATATGCATCTTTGAACAGTTTTCCAGCTATAAGAATTTGTAGAATTTTCTCATGAAAGGCTTTACACATTGTTCTTTTGCTATATCTCAACATATTGTAAACCGAAAATGCTTCAGAATGAGCCTTCATTTTACCAAGTTGAAATATTAAGGAGGAGCAAAGTTCCTGCAAATAGAATAGAATTGTATGGTTATAATGATTTAACTTATTTCCATAAAAGATGCTGCCTACATGCCAAGCGTAGAATTCCCATTAAAGAAAAACCAATAACTTAGGTATGTTTTCCGGATAGCTTTTAATACGACCCTTGTTATTAAGTAACACATCCACTGCCAAAGCAGCAACGCAAATAAGCTTGAGCAAACAACATTCACATAACGACAAGAAACCACCTTCAGGCATATTTGcgggaaaaaaaagagagtatagTTGGAGATAACAATTGTATAGACAAAAAGACTCGTTCCAGTAATTTGTATTATGACAGGCAACCAAGTATATAGTCCCGTAACTGGAAGTACAAAACATTGCTATGGAAGAATGGATCAAGTTCTAAGAGTGTTTCATACGATGCGCAAAGTGAAGAAAAACTCATGGGATTACGTTAGTTATGCTGAACCGATGCTGgaccagggatttaaattgcggtcgcggtcgcgttttAAATCGCATTGCGTTTATCGCGGTTGCGGACATAACGGATGCTATTGCGGTCATTGcaggtatcgcggtcgtgaattttacaTTACTTATTGTGTATTGCGGGTATAGCGGGTTTCGACAGTAGCGGTTTCGGACGGTGCCgttaccgctatataacggccgctatttcggtaacggaccgctatttaaatccctgtGCTGGACAATGATAACAACTCAGAAACCCACGCTACCATTCATAATAACATCTAAAAATTTGAAAGTCCTGTACCTCCGCCGGATGATATCCTTTACCGTGCATGTCCTCCATGATCTTATAAGCAAGAAGATATAGTTTCTCCTTACAGAAATACTTTATTAGGATATGAAAAGTGCTATAATCCGGACTGATTGCAAGTTCATCCATTTTCTTCATTGTTTGCATTACACTCTCCATATCGCCTGCTCTACAGTAAGCACAAAGCATCGTATTTAACATAACCAGGTCATACTTGTTATACTTGGCCTCGAAATCTTGAGCCAACTTCTTTGCCTCTTCAAAAAGCTCGCTTCGACACAGAGCTGAGATCATGATGCTATGCGAGTATCCATCTGAAGGAGACAAATAAGTTTCATATACTTGGAATTGGAACCAAAACaagggtaaaagtaccatagagaaTCCCATACTAAGAATTAAATTGCATTTTGCTACCTatactcaaaaaatgagcaaatcaGTCCCTGTGCGTTAGATCGAAGAGGAAATTggtcctttctattaaaaatttcatccatttttactgttaaaaactggcatAACTGACAGAATAACTAGACAAGGACACATGACATGCCACATGTACCTAATGTTAACATACatggaccaatttttaacaatagaaatggatgaaatttttaatagaatgaccaaTTTGCTATTTGGTCTAacatatagggattaatttgcctattttttgagtaaagagggcaaaatgcaatccgaaTCCTAGTACaaggcctccatggtacttttactaaACAAGGGGAGATGAAACTTCAATATAACAAGGTAAGCGTGCCTTAAATCATTAGCCAGTGTTCCTTGAACATGCAGTAATTGTAAACTTACCGGATTTGACACGTTTTTCATGCATTTCGGCAAAAACTGATCTTGCTTCATCAAGGCGCCCAGCTTTCGAAAGACCATCCATCAATAAACAGTAAGGCATCTACATAAGTGTTTGTATATTACGAGCACTTAGTTACAAAACTAAGCAAGGTTTTCAATCACAAAAGCAGCCAATGAAGCTTAATCGTATGaataaatgcataattttatcaattttcacaTCTCATATTTGACCAGGCACATAATGAGAGGAAATTATCGAAGTACCTCATCTTTAGCATAACCCAAAGCTTCCAATTCAGATAATAATTTTCTCGATTTTTCAAACAAGCCTCCTCGAACATACACCTTTAACAAAGTAGTCAGTATAACCTGCAAGaattacaaaacaaaataaacgaaacaTCAATTTACACACAAGTAACACTAGCTAATTCCCAAATGCAATTTTGAAATCTAACCAAAtaaacgcaaaaaaaaaaaaaaaccttatttgGTGCTAACCCTGAAGATTTCAATTCCTCCATCAACTCATCGGACTTACGATAATTCCCATCGTAAGAGTAAGCATTAAGTAAAGAGCTGTAATGATATAAATTAGGTGAAAGGCCTTCATCCTTCATCTGGTTGAAGTAGTTTTGAGCTTCTTCGCTAAGCCCACTTGAAGCACAAACGGCCAAAAGTGTTCCATACATCACATTATCCATTTCCAAACCATTATATTTCAACTCCTTAATCAACTCTAATGCCTTATAATGCCCATTTTTTATTCTTATGCAACCTGCCAGCAACTAAGTATTGACAAAAACAAAAACAGCAATTAAAGTTTCACATTCAAAAACAACCATTATATTCTCGGTAAAAGCACTGAGGATGCCTTTGTACTagaagttggattgcattttacctcttctattcaaaaaatgggcaaattagtctttatatgttagatcaaagagcaaattggtctttttattaaaaatttcattcatttctactgcTAAAAATTGGTCCTTGTATATCAGAATGAGGTAAAtgtgaaattttaacaaaaaggagttgtttgctctttgatctaaagtacaaggactaaattgcctattttttagtgaaggggacaaaatgcaatctgattcCTAGTGCACTGGCCCTCATGGTACTTTTAACTTATATTCTTAGTTGCATTAAGAAACATACCGTGTTATACGTAACCAAATCTGGGGTTAGGCCCTCCTGCTTCATCTTATCAAACAATTTGATACCACTATCGAATTTCCCATTCCTAACCAAAGAACTAAGAAGAGAATTACATATAAACACATTAACTTTGGTTGGTTTATCAGGAATACCATTGTAAATCCCCAAAGCTTTAACAGGGCTGAGTTTTTTCCCCATAACTTTCATATAAGTGCTATAAGATGAACCATTGGTCTTCCCATGCTGTTGCATCCAATCAAACAGCTgcaaaaaaattatccaaaacaacAAAGAATCAAAGTCCATCCAAACAAAATATCTACTTTGACATTAAGGATACATAGCAATAGCATACAAACAGGGGTGAAACCAAGGGACAGGCAGGCCTTCGGTAAATGGAAAATTTGCATTTTAGGCCCTCCCaagaattaaaatttcaatttaagacCCTTTTAACAGCTGCAAAAAAATTATCCGAAACAACAAAGAATCAAAGTTCATCCAAACAAAATATCTACTTTGACATTAAGGATACGTAGCAATAGCATACAAACAGGGGTGAAACCAAGGAACAGGCAGGCCTTTGGTAAATggaaattttgcattttggtccaaccaagaattaaaatttcaatttaagacTTTTAACGCAAAATTCATGTCTTCCCACTGCATACAAAAATTTGGGTACCTGAGAAAGATGATGCCATTTGCCCAAGTTCCCGAAATGTCGTAAAACTACATTCAAATCTTGCGGCTTTAAAATCCCACCGAGTTCTTGAAGCGAAGAGCTCAGATTAGAAGATTGTTGGAGCTGAAGAAGAGCGTATTGTCTTTTTAAGTAAGACTTGGAGTGAGGACGAGTGGGGCTGGGTTCTTTAAAGGGAGTTGTTGGCGGTGGTGCAGAGGTTGGATTAGTGAAGCAGGCTCTTGGGGCGGGATGGGATATGGAAGGAATTGTGGGAAAAGAAGAGGGTAATGGATGGATGATAAAATGGTGATGAAACTGAAACCTGTTTGTACTAAGAATCGACGATATC
Protein-coding sequences here:
- the LOC107927989 gene encoding pentatricopeptide repeat-containing protein At1g10910, chloroplastic isoform X2 yields the protein MQQHGKTNGSSYSTYMKVMGKKLSPVKALGIYNGIPDKPTKVNVFICNSLLSSLVRNGKFDSGIKLFDKMKQEGLTPDLVTYNTLLAGCIRIKNGHYKALELIKELKYNGLEMDNVMYGTLLAVCASSGLSEEAQNYFNQMKDEGLSPNLYHYSSLLNAYSYDGNYRKSDELMEELKSSGLAPNKVILTTLLKVYVRGGLFEKSRKLLSELEALGYAKDEMPYCLLMDGLSKAGRLDEARSVFAEMHEKRVKSDGYSHSIMISALCRSELFEEAKKLAQDFEAKYNKYDLVMLNTMLCAYCRAGDMESVMQTMKKMDELAISPDYSTFHILIKYFCKEKLYLLAYKIMEDMHGKGYHPAEELCSSLIFQLGKMKAHSEAFSVYNMLRYSKRTMCKAFHEKILQILIAGKLFKDAYVVVKDNSEHISQPAIKKFASAFMKFGNINLINDVLKVIHGSGSKIDQGLFQTAVSRYIAQPEKKELLLQLLQWMPGQGYAVDSTTRNLILKNSELLGRQLTAEILSKQHIISKGSQSKR
- the LOC107927989 gene encoding pentatricopeptide repeat-containing protein At1g10910, chloroplastic isoform X1, with protein sequence MEISSILSTNRFQFHHHFIIHPLPSSFPTIPSISHPAPRACFTNPTSAPPPTTPFKEPSPTRPHSKSYLKRQYALLQLQQSSNLSSSLQELGGILKPQDLNVVLRHFGNLGKWHHLSQLFDWMQQHGKTNGSSYSTYMKVMGKKLSPVKALGIYNGIPDKPTKVNVFICNSLLSSLVRNGKFDSGIKLFDKMKQEGLTPDLVTYNTLLAGCIRIKNGHYKALELIKELKYNGLEMDNVMYGTLLAVCASSGLSEEAQNYFNQMKDEGLSPNLYHYSSLLNAYSYDGNYRKSDELMEELKSSGLAPNKVILTTLLKVYVRGGLFEKSRKLLSELEALGYAKDEMPYCLLMDGLSKAGRLDEARSVFAEMHEKRVKSDGYSHSIMISALCRSELFEEAKKLAQDFEAKYNKYDLVMLNTMLCAYCRAGDMESVMQTMKKMDELAISPDYSTFHILIKYFCKEKLYLLAYKIMEDMHGKGYHPAEELCSSLIFQLGKMKAHSEAFSVYNMLRYSKRTMCKAFHEKILQILIAGKLFKDAYVVVKDNSEHISQPAIKKFASAFMKFGNINLINDVLKVIHGSGSKIDQGLFQTAVSRYIAQPEKKELLLQLLQWMPGQGYAVDSTTRNLILKNSELLGRQLTAEILSKQHIISKGSQSKR